From the genome of Flavobacterium ovatum, one region includes:
- a CDS encoding ice-binding family protein has translation MKTKLHFLAICLIVLLLPNINFGQNSVTPNLGPAASFVLFTSNGIVTGDGLTPFTGNVGTNSGAIVGFANLSDQLFHTQDALTAACANYLPELFSTLKAIPKTFDYAATFADGEILAPGVYQTPIASTMAGTITLDGGGDKNAVFIFKIPGALALTAGTNIKLTNGTSASNVFWIMDGAFAAGANSVLAGTFICQSGIVGIGAGCTLSGHIFNLSGAVTVTSSKLTLTNSMILGESQSIAPGTLAANLTVTGNTTPIIKWQSSLTADFNIPTDIANTTTTLTGASIGVLSLSTYYRAVTTLDGANTGSNAAKITITTPTIAPNLGPAASFVLFTSNGIVTGDGLTPFTGNVGINSGAIVGFANLSDPLFHTQDALTAACANYLPELFSTLKAIPKTFDHAAAFADGEVLAPGVYQTPIASTMGGTITLDGGGDSNAVFIFKIPGALALTAGTNIKLINGTSASNVFWVIDGAFAAGAGSKLTGTFICQSGIVGIGAGCTLSGHIFNLSGAVTVTSSKLTLTNSMILGESQSIAPGTLAANLTVTGNTTPIIKWQSSLTADFNIPTDIANTTTTLTGASIGVLSLSTYYRAVTTLDGANTGSNAAKITITTPTIAPNLGPAASFVLFTSNGIVTGDGLTPFTGNVGTNSGAIVGFANLSDPLFHTQDALTAACANYLPELFSTLKAIPKTFDHAAAFADGEILAPGVYQTPIASTMAGTITLDGGGDKNAVFIFKIPGALALTAGTNIKLTNGTSASNVFWIMDGAFAAGANSVLAGTFICQSGIVGIGAGCTLSGHIFNLSGAVTVTSSKLTLTNSMILGESQSIAPGTLAANLTVTGNTTPIIKWQSSLTADFNIPTDIANTTTTLTGASIGVLSLSTYYRAVTTLDGANTGSNAAKITITTPTIAPNLGPAASFVLFTSNGIVTGDGLTPFTGNVGTNSGAIVGFANLSDPLFHTQDALTAACANYLPELFSTLKAIPKTFDHAAAFADGEVLAPGVYQTPIASTMAGTITLDGGGDSNAVFIFKIPGALALTAGTNIKLINGTSASNVFWIMDGALAVGAGSKLTGTFISQLGIVGIGAGCSVNGHVFTLAGAITVTNTKLNLTNAMLLSAGQTIAVNEIPADLIITGNTSPIIKWQSSLTADFNNPIDIPHYSAKLCGSCIGVLDISTYFRAVTLIDGAVTSSNIVKITTSNATIVPNLGPAETFLLFTSAGAIANAGTSTFTGNIGTNAGIISGFSNMSDPKLHTQDNLTASCANYIFELFSNVKAIPTTNSTHPPAFGGGETVTAGVYQIAIASTMAGVLTLDAENNPNAVFVFKINGALALAAGAEIKLSNGASASNVFWNINGAFSAGANAILKGTFICENGIISLGANCTLDGHAYTNFGAVTLSNSSLTAVANTNSIIVSANQNIAVGTIPANLTLTGNTSSVLKWEKSSDAIFTNPISITNTTTTLTGSEIGEVTTSTYFRAVVASGITTIYSTTVVIKIIQNTIPGIISANQNILVGDFPKNITISENNGPVSKWQKSTTLNFTNPIDISSNYALLQGFEIGIPTETTYIRAIVQNCISTVSYTNVLTISIGTIFANKATIEPINGAAGKTNVVNVLTNATLNGSALTIDLINLTTVTPNDNLILNADGSLDVVPNTPAGTYTLTYQICEKLNATNCDQAEVVVEVFRKSPDFTPTVDIDSLVFSADESTKDFVVNISEIQEGLSDGQVVLKISKQSAFTITFGATASTSNAIGGIPVNNNDWLLTENSLFITMTLKSSVIIGINTFSAIGFTIKRKPNIPTQTSQPITITIVNGSGSDSQAYNNTYSTVIEAQ, from the coding sequence ATGAAAACAAAACTACATTTTTTAGCCATATGTTTAATTGTTCTACTGTTGCCAAATATAAATTTTGGTCAAAATTCCGTTACACCTAATTTAGGACCAGCGGCTTCTTTTGTATTGTTTACAAGTAATGGGATTGTTACAGGTGATGGATTAACACCTTTTACCGGTAATGTAGGGACCAATTCGGGAGCTATAGTAGGTTTCGCTAATTTGTCAGACCAATTATTTCATACTCAAGATGCATTAACGGCAGCTTGTGCTAATTATTTGCCTGAATTATTCAGCACCCTAAAAGCTATTCCTAAAACATTTGATTATGCAGCCACTTTTGCTGATGGAGAAATATTAGCTCCAGGAGTATATCAAACTCCAATTGCATCAACAATGGCTGGAACGATAACTCTTGACGGAGGAGGAGATAAAAATGCTGTTTTTATTTTCAAAATACCAGGAGCACTTGCATTAACTGCAGGAACAAATATCAAATTGACAAATGGAACTTCAGCTTCAAATGTTTTTTGGATCATGGATGGGGCCTTTGCAGCTGGAGCAAATTCAGTTTTAGCAGGTACTTTTATCTGTCAATCAGGAATTGTAGGCATTGGAGCTGGATGCACCTTAAGTGGTCATATCTTTAATCTTTCGGGGGCGGTAACAGTTACAAGTTCTAAATTAACTTTAACCAACTCAATGATATTGGGCGAAAGCCAATCGATAGCGCCAGGAACATTAGCCGCTAATTTAACGGTTACCGGAAATACTACGCCCATAATTAAATGGCAAAGTTCCTTAACTGCTGATTTTAATATCCCTACAGATATTGCCAATACAACCACTACATTAACGGGAGCTTCAATAGGAGTTTTATCATTATCAACCTATTACAGAGCGGTAACGACTTTAGATGGCGCTAATACAGGATCAAACGCAGCTAAGATTACAATTACAACACCTACAATCGCACCTAATTTAGGACCAGCGGCTTCTTTTGTATTGTTTACAAGTAATGGGATTGTTACAGGTGATGGATTAACACCTTTTACCGGTAATGTAGGGATCAATTCGGGAGCTATAGTAGGTTTCGCTAATTTGTCAGACCCATTATTTCATACTCAAGATGCATTAACGGCAGCTTGTGCTAATTATTTGCCTGAATTATTCAGCACCCTAAAAGCTATTCCTAAAACATTTGATCATGCAGCCGCTTTTGCTGATGGAGAAGTATTAGCTCCAGGAGTATATCAAACTCCCATTGCGTCAACAATGGGCGGAACGATAACTCTTGACGGCGGAGGAGATTCAAATGCTGTTTTTATTTTCAAAATACCAGGAGCACTTGCATTAACTGCAGGAACAAATATCAAATTAATAAATGGAACTTCAGCTTCAAATGTTTTTTGGGTTATAGATGGGGCTTTTGCAGCTGGTGCTGGCTCTAAATTAACAGGGACTTTTATATGTCAATCAGGAATTGTAGGCATTGGAGCTGGATGCACCTTAAGTGGTCATATCTTTAATCTTTCGGGGGCGGTAACAGTTACAAGTTCTAAATTAACTTTAACCAACTCAATGATATTGGGCGAAAGCCAATCGATAGCACCAGGAACATTAGCCGCTAATTTAACGGTTACCGGAAATACTACGCCCATAATTAAATGGCAAAGTTCCTTAACTGCTGATTTTAATATCCCTACAGATATTGCCAATACAACCACTACATTAACGGGAGCTTCAATAGGAGTTTTGTCATTATCAACCTATTACAGAGCGGTAACGACTTTAGATGGCGCTAATACAGGATCAAACGCAGCTAAGATTACAATTACAACACCTACAATCGCACCTAATTTAGGACCAGCGGCTTCTTTTGTATTGTTTACAAGTAATGGGATTGTTACAGGTGATGGATTAACACCTTTTACCGGTAATGTAGGGACCAATTCGGGAGCTATAGTAGGTTTCGCTAATTTGTCAGACCCATTATTTCATACTCAAGATGCATTAACGGCAGCTTGTGCTAATTATTTGCCTGAATTATTCAGCACCCTAAAAGCTATTCCTAAAACATTTGATCATGCAGCCGCTTTTGCTGATGGAGAAATATTAGCTCCAGGAGTATATCAAACTCCAATTGCATCAACAATGGCTGGAACGATAACTCTTGACGGAGGAGGAGATAAAAATGCTGTTTTTATTTTCAAAATACCAGGAGCACTTGCATTAACTGCAGGAACAAATATCAAATTGACAAATGGAACTTCAGCTTCAAATGTTTTTTGGATCATGGATGGGGCCTTTGCAGCTGGAGCAAATTCAGTTTTAGCAGGTACTTTTATCTGTCAATCAGGAATTGTAGGCATTGGAGCTGGATGCACCTTAAGTGGTCATATCTTTAATCTTTCGGGGGCGGTAACAGTTACAAGTTCTAAATTAACTTTAACCAACTCAATGATATTGGGCGAAAGCCAATCGATAGCACCAGGAACATTAGCCGCTAATTTAACGGTTACCGGAAATACTACGCCCATAATTAAATGGCAAAGTTCCTTAACTGCTGATTTTAACATCCCTACAGATATTGCCAATACAACCACTACATTAACGGGAGCTTCAATAGGAGTTTTGTCATTATCAACCTATTACAGAGCGGTAACGACTTTGGATGGCGCTAATACAGGATCAAACGCAGCTAAGATTACAATTACAACACCTACAATCGCACCTAATTTAGGACCAGCGGCTTCTTTTGTATTGTTTACAAGTAATGGGATTGTTACAGGTGATGGATTAACACCTTTTACCGGTAATGTAGGGACAAATTCGGGAGCTATAGTAGGTTTCGCTAATTTGTCAGACCCATTATTTCATACTCAAGATGCATTAACGGCAGCTTGTGCTAATTATTTGCCTGAATTATTCAGCACCCTAAAAGCTATTCCTAAAACATTTGATCATGCAGCCGCTTTTGCTGATGGAGAAGTATTAGCTCCAGGAGTATATCAAACTCCAATTGCATCAACAATGGCTGGAACGATAACTCTTGACGGCGGAGGAGATTCAAATGCTGTTTTTATTTTCAAAATACCAGGAGCACTTGCATTAACTGCAGGAACAAATATCAAATTAATAAATGGAACTTCAGCTTCAAATGTTTTTTGGATCATGGATGGGGCATTAGCCGTTGGTGCTGGCTCTAAATTAACAGGGACTTTTATATCTCAGTTAGGAATAGTAGGAATTGGAGCTGGATGTAGCGTCAATGGTCACGTATTTACTTTAGCCGGAGCAATAACGGTAACAAATACAAAGTTGAATTTAACGAACGCCATGCTATTGAGTGCAGGTCAAACAATAGCTGTTAATGAAATACCTGCAGACTTGATAATAACAGGAAACACTTCTCCTATTATAAAGTGGCAAAGTTCCTTAACTGCAGATTTTAATAATCCTATAGATATTCCCCATTATTCCGCAAAATTATGCGGCTCCTGCATTGGAGTACTAGATATCTCAACCTATTTTAGAGCAGTAACTCTAATCGATGGAGCAGTAACAAGTTCTAATATTGTAAAAATAACCACTTCAAACGCTACTATTGTACCTAATTTAGGGCCTGCAGAAACTTTTTTACTATTTACTTCAGCTGGAGCGATTGCAAATGCTGGAACCTCTACTTTTACTGGTAATATTGGTACGAATGCTGGAATTATAAGCGGCTTCTCAAATATGTCAGACCCTAAATTACACACACAAGATAACTTGACGGCTAGTTGTGCCAATTACATATTTGAACTATTTAGTAATGTCAAAGCAATTCCAACAACGAATTCAACTCACCCTCCCGCTTTTGGAGGAGGAGAAACAGTTACAGCTGGTGTCTATCAAATTGCAATAGCTTCAACAATGGCAGGTGTATTGACATTAGATGCTGAAAACAATCCAAATGCAGTATTTGTATTTAAGATTAATGGAGCATTAGCATTAGCAGCTGGAGCAGAAATTAAATTGTCAAATGGAGCTTCAGCGTCAAATGTATTTTGGAATATAAACGGTGCATTCAGTGCTGGCGCAAATGCAATTCTAAAAGGAACATTCATTTGTGAAAATGGCATCATTAGTCTAGGCGCTAATTGTACATTAGATGGCCATGCTTACACCAATTTTGGCGCCGTAACTTTATCTAATAGCTCATTAACAGCTGTTGCTAATACAAATAGTATAATTGTCTCTGCCAATCAAAATATAGCCGTAGGAACAATTCCTGCAAATTTAACGCTAACAGGGAACACATCTTCCGTGCTGAAATGGGAAAAATCTTCAGACGCTATATTTACAAACCCAATATCTATTACTAACACAACTACAACACTTACTGGATCAGAAATAGGAGAAGTAACTACTAGTACCTATTTTAGAGCAGTCGTTGCAAGTGGCATCACAACTATATATTCAACAACTGTTGTAATTAAAATTATTCAAAACACAATTCCCGGAATAATATCTGCTAATCAAAATATTCTTGTTGGTGATTTCCCTAAAAACATTACAATAAGTGAAAATAATGGTCCAGTTTCAAAATGGCAAAAATCAACAACTCTTAATTTTACAAACCCAATAGACATTAGCAGCAACTATGCCTTATTACAAGGGTTCGAAATTGGAATTCCTACTGAAACAACTTATATTCGAGCAATAGTGCAAAACTGTATCAGTACAGTTAGTTATACTAATGTACTTACCATTTCAATAGGAACCATATTTGCTAATAAAGCAACTATTGAACCAATTAATGGAGCTGCTGGTAAAACCAACGTAGTAAATGTTTTAACCAACGCCACTTTAAATGGATCAGCGCTTACTATTGATCTAATTAATTTAACAACGGTTACTCCTAATGATAATTTAATATTAAATGCTGACGGGTCTCTAGATGTGGTTCCAAATACTCCAGCTGGTACTTATACGTTAACTTATCAAATTTGTGAAAAACTAAATGCAACCAATTGTGACCAAGCAGAAGTAGTCGTAGAAGTTTTCAGAAAATCACCCGACTTTACTCCAACAGTAGATATTGATAGTTTAGTATTTTCGGCTGACGAATCAACAAAAGATTTTGTTGTAAATATATCTGAAATTCAAGAAGGACTATCAGACGGGCAAGTAGTTCTTAAGATCTCAAAACAATCTGCATTTACTATTACCTTTGGAGCTACGGCAAGCACTTCAAATGCGATTGGGGGTATTCCAGTTAATAATAATGATTGGTTACTAACTGAAAATTCATTATTTATTACAATGACATTAAAATCATCAGTTATAATTGGAATAAATACATTTTCAGCTATTGGTTTTACAATAAAACGTAAACCAAATATACCAACTCAAACTTCGCAACCAATTACAATTACAATTGTAAATGGTTCAGGATCGGATAGTCAGGCTTACAATAACACTTACAGTACTGTTATTGAAGCTCAATAA
- a CDS encoding ice-binding family protein has protein sequence MKTKLILLLTSAFFILNASATFAQYSNPTAPVVGTTSDFLLFTSAGAITNSGTKSIYAGNVGTNGGALSGFETLETQPYGLFQSTTKTSQCASDLALLYNDLSNRTADLGSAAAHEYGGTTITPGIYHNTGAIAVTGDLTLDGGGDPDARFIIRSGGAFTTGANSKIILTNGTEAKNVFWVIDGAVAIAANVEAKGTFINTAAISLGASCKLEGGILTTAGAITTLDNMSLASPFMFLKENQTITIGTTPADLLLTGNSNPIVKWETDTNSDFTNPIKIDQNSATLLGSCIGPLSTTTYFRVVVLIDGINVNSNTVEIKIIPQSTGPDLGATASFVLFSQAGDITSAAGTSTNDALLGTNAGTFAGTGTFTRPALLHTQDSSTQACKDRLQPLFDSIKAIPTTNSHAAALGAGETLTPGIYQIASASTLGGTLTLNGQGDANSLFVIKITGALSFAASSKIILTNGVIASNIFWNIDGALDIGASSEARGNFICLAGAITIGNNCIVEGRIFTIAGAIGLQNCKLSMPVVASSNQTISLGSSPTDLTLIGYIDEVVKWEKSTDSTFSNPTAIPASNTTILSSEKMGNIPATTYFRAIVTIGSTTKNSTIATITIDPATIPLIVSSNQEFCSATQPENLILSGSNGLVIKWQSATDSDFTTPTDIINTTNILNGIEIGIVSVTTFYRAVVQNCSYPIKYAIPAKVSIATLTTWNGTSWDNGLPSRSKSIVFTEDYTANENIDACSVTINNGAVVIINPDFTMTITNGLTVSDGSLTFENNSSLIQINETIINSDNITYKRESTSVRNSDYTYWSSPVAGQTLATAFSNSPSNRIYSFNAFSTTQNWKKELTSTIMSIGTGYIVQGPQTNSSTTTSIYETSFLGKPNNGIIEIPIGPEGTSNLIGNPYPSAIDADTFLNVNSSILEGTIYFWTHATAIQLASQISNPGSGTYAYTSDDYASYNLTGGAGVAAVSDGMMTIPSGKIAAGQAFFSTSKTSNANVQFNNNMRLAGGTSGSNNSQFFKINTTSKTKLSKVIKKDRIWLNLTNSQGAFKQTLIGYITGATNEYNDSYDGESFDGNKYVDFYSIKSNKNLAIQGKTWPFDTNDEVPLGFKTTINGNFKISIDHLDGSFLNQSVFIKDKLNSIIFNLKNGDYIFTTAAGTFNDRFILLYTNKNLGTKDFSTQQDTVLVSSKNKQINIISTVETIDKVLIYDVSGREIYQKNNINDTELLIPDLASSHQPIFIKTVLQNKKVVNTKVLY, from the coding sequence TTGAAAACCAAATTAATCCTACTACTAACTAGTGCGTTCTTTATACTTAACGCTAGTGCAACTTTCGCACAGTACAGTAACCCTACTGCCCCTGTAGTGGGTACTACAAGTGATTTTTTATTATTTACTTCAGCAGGGGCAATTACCAATTCAGGAACTAAATCTATATACGCTGGAAATGTAGGAACTAATGGCGGTGCCCTCAGTGGATTCGAAACCTTAGAAACACAACCTTACGGTTTATTCCAGTCTACTACTAAAACAAGCCAATGCGCATCGGATTTGGCATTACTTTACAATGACTTAAGCAACCGAACGGCTGACTTAGGCTCTGCTGCAGCGCATGAATACGGAGGAACAACTATTACACCTGGTATTTATCATAATACAGGAGCCATAGCAGTGACAGGAGATCTTACTTTAGACGGTGGAGGAGATCCGGATGCACGTTTTATCATTAGGTCAGGTGGTGCCTTTACAACGGGTGCCAATTCTAAAATTATTTTAACGAATGGTACGGAAGCTAAAAATGTATTTTGGGTAATTGACGGAGCTGTTGCTATAGCCGCAAATGTAGAAGCAAAAGGAACTTTTATTAATACTGCGGCTATAAGTCTAGGCGCAAGCTGCAAATTAGAGGGAGGGATTTTGACTACTGCCGGAGCTATAACCACATTGGACAACATGTCCTTAGCTTCACCATTTATGTTTCTAAAAGAAAACCAAACAATCACTATTGGGACTACTCCAGCTGATTTACTTTTGACTGGTAATAGTAATCCAATTGTAAAATGGGAAACTGACACGAACAGTGATTTTACAAACCCCATAAAAATTGATCAAAACTCGGCTACCCTTTTAGGCTCTTGTATAGGCCCACTTAGCACTACCACATATTTCAGAGTTGTAGTCTTGATTGACGGCATAAATGTTAATTCTAATACTGTAGAAATCAAAATTATTCCACAATCAACAGGACCTGATCTGGGAGCTACAGCTTCTTTTGTTCTATTTTCACAAGCTGGTGATATTACTAGTGCAGCAGGAACTTCCACAAATGATGCGCTTTTAGGTACAAATGCAGGAACTTTTGCGGGAACCGGAACCTTTACAAGACCCGCTTTATTGCATACACAAGACTCCTCGACACAAGCTTGTAAAGATCGCTTACAGCCCTTATTTGATTCCATAAAAGCTATTCCTACCACAAATAGTCATGCTGCCGCTTTGGGTGCAGGTGAAACATTAACTCCGGGAATCTATCAGATTGCTAGTGCTTCGACTTTAGGAGGAACTCTTACCTTAAACGGACAAGGAGATGCAAATTCATTATTTGTTATTAAAATAACAGGAGCATTATCATTTGCAGCGTCTAGTAAAATAATATTAACCAATGGTGTTATTGCATCCAATATATTTTGGAATATTGATGGTGCTTTAGATATCGGTGCGTCTTCTGAAGCGCGAGGCAACTTCATCTGTCTAGCGGGAGCAATCACTATTGGAAATAACTGTATAGTAGAGGGACGAATTTTCACGATTGCTGGCGCTATAGGATTACAAAACTGTAAATTGTCAATGCCTGTTGTTGCTAGCTCAAATCAGACTATTTCTTTAGGTTCATCTCCAACAGATTTAACACTTATAGGATATATAGATGAAGTTGTAAAATGGGAAAAATCTACAGATAGTACATTTTCAAATCCTACTGCTATTCCTGCTTCTAATACTACAATACTTAGCAGTGAAAAAATGGGGAATATACCTGCTACAACTTATTTTAGAGCTATCGTAACAATAGGAAGCACTACAAAAAATTCTACCATTGCTACAATAACTATTGATCCAGCTACGATTCCTTTAATAGTTTCTTCAAATCAAGAATTTTGTTCTGCAACTCAACCTGAAAATCTAATTCTATCCGGAAGTAATGGATTGGTTATCAAATGGCAAAGTGCTACAGACTCTGATTTTACAACTCCAACGGATATTATAAACACGACAAATATCTTGAATGGAATAGAAATAGGCATTGTGTCTGTAACCACATTTTACAGAGCAGTAGTGCAAAACTGCTCCTACCCTATTAAATACGCTATTCCTGCAAAAGTTTCGATTGCAACGCTTACCACTTGGAACGGTACTTCATGGGACAATGGATTACCTTCAAGGTCTAAATCAATTGTTTTTACTGAAGATTATACTGCTAATGAAAATATTGACGCCTGTTCTGTTACCATTAATAATGGCGCAGTAGTGATCATTAATCCTGATTTTACCATGACAATAACTAATGGATTAACTGTTTCTGACGGATCCTTAACTTTTGAAAACAACTCTAGTTTAATTCAAATTAATGAAACTATTATAAACTCAGACAATATAACATACAAACGAGAATCTACTTCAGTTCGCAACTCAGATTACACCTACTGGTCCTCTCCTGTAGCAGGCCAGACTTTAGCTACGGCATTCTCGAATTCGCCTTCCAATAGAATTTATTCCTTTAATGCATTCTCAACTACACAAAATTGGAAAAAGGAACTAACATCCACAATTATGTCAATTGGAACTGGTTATATTGTACAAGGGCCTCAAACCAATAGCAGTACTACCACTAGCATCTATGAAACTAGTTTTTTGGGAAAACCAAACAACGGAATAATAGAGATACCGATTGGTCCCGAAGGCACCTCAAATCTTATAGGAAATCCATATCCTTCAGCTATTGATGCAGATACATTTTTGAATGTAAACTCGTCCATTTTAGAAGGCACTATTTATTTCTGGACACATGCAACCGCTATTCAATTAGCCAGCCAAATTTCAAACCCTGGCTCAGGAACTTATGCGTATACTTCTGATGATTATGCTTCCTATAATTTAACAGGAGGAGCCGGAGTCGCTGCCGTTTCTGATGGAATGATGACGATCCCATCAGGTAAAATTGCCGCAGGACAAGCCTTTTTTTCAACAAGCAAAACTAGTAATGCAAATGTTCAATTTAACAATAATATGCGTTTAGCCGGAGGTACATCAGGATCCAATAATTCTCAGTTTTTCAAAATTAATACTACCTCTAAAACTAAACTTTCAAAAGTTATTAAAAAAGATAGAATTTGGTTAAACTTAACTAATAGTCAAGGAGCTTTCAAGCAAACATTGATAGGATATATAACTGGAGCTACAAATGAATACAACGATAGTTATGATGGAGAAAGTTTTGACGGAAATAAATATGTAGATTTTTACAGCATAAAATCAAACAAAAATCTAGCAATTCAGGGTAAGACTTGGCCATTCGATACAAATGACGAAGTGCCTCTAGGGTTTAAAACTACAATTAACGGAAATTTCAAAATAAGTATTGATCACCTAGACGGATCATTCTTAAATCAATCCGTGTTTATAAAAGACAAACTAAATAGTATTATTTTTAATTTAAAAAACGGGGATTACATTTTCACAACAGCTGCAGGAACATTTAATGACCGTTTTATTTTGCTATACACAAATAAAAACTTAGGAACTAAAGATTTCAGTACCCAACAAGATACCGTTTTAGTTTCTAGTAAAAACAAACAGATAAACATTATTTCTACAGTTGAAACAATAGATAAAGTACTTATTTATGATGTATCAGGAAGAGAAATTTATCAAAAAAATAATATCAACGATACTGAATTATTAATACCTGATCTGGCTTCAAGTCACCAACCTATATTTATAAAAACAGTATTACAAAACAAAAAAGTAGTTAACACCAAAGTTTTATATTAA
- a CDS encoding DUF2721 domain-containing protein — translation MNLQIETPALLFSATSLILLAYTNRFLTVATIIRSLKDTYEKEESNTILLEIKNLNLRLTLIRYMQLFGVCSLFLSVFAMLLLFINQQETALYFFGFSLLGLLISLGLSFWEINISVEALRVHLSGIIKNNSID, via the coding sequence ATGAACTTACAAATAGAAACTCCTGCCCTATTATTCTCTGCCACTTCCTTAATACTATTAGCGTATACTAATCGCTTTCTAACTGTTGCTACCATTATAAGAAGCCTTAAAGACACCTATGAGAAAGAAGAGAGTAACACCATTTTATTAGAAATAAAAAACCTTAATTTACGATTAACACTTATTCGTTATATGCAGTTATTTGGTGTATGCAGTTTATTTTTATCTGTATTTGCAATGTTACTTTTATTTATTAATCAACAAGAAACAGCGCTCTACTTTTTCGGATTTAGTTTATTAGGACTTTTAATTTCATTGGGACTTTCCTTTTGGGAGATTAACATTTCGGTTGAAGCACTACGGGTACATTTAAGTGGCATCATAAAAAACAATTCCATTGATTAA
- a CDS encoding T9SS sorting signal type C domain-containing protein: MGTKDFSTQQDTVLVSSKNKQINIISTVETRDKVLIYDVSGREIYQKININDTELLIPDLASNHQPIFIKTVLQNKKVVSTKVLY, translated from the coding sequence TTGGGAACCAAAGATTTCAGTACCCAACAAGATACCGTTTTAGTTTCTAGTAAAAACAAACAGATAAACATTATTTCTACAGTTGAAACAAGAGACAAAGTACTTATTTATGATGTATCAGGAAGAGAAATTTATCAAAAAATCAATATCAACGATACTGAATTATTAATACCTGATCTGGCTTCAAATCACCAACCCATATTTATAAAAACAGTATTACAGAATAAAAAAGTAGTCAGTACTAAAGTTTTATATTAA